The following coding sequences are from one Chlamydiota bacterium window:
- a CDS encoding ABC transporter permease produces MNEIDDDSPYEMIIEAHPKGLGLDLKSLFHYRDLLWLMVRRDLVLKYKQTFLGPLWVVLQPLLVTLVFSVVFARIVRVPTGGVPAVLFYLSSLLPWLYFSQSFNAISVSLLEQAPLFGKVYFPRLIVPISLVLSHLITFLIQLLVFSGVYFLFKEGIVGGENPLSLSLGGLPFLLLQTASLSLGVGLLFSAVTVKYRDLKNLLGILTQIWLYATPVIYPLSIVPEKWKWLMAINPMAWIIETYRHVFLGLNTLHLGLGILSILMTLLILAAGIIAFQKVERTFVDTV; encoded by the coding sequence ATGAATGAAATTGACGATGATTCTCCTTATGAAATGATTATTGAGGCTCACCCAAAGGGGTTGGGACTTGATTTAAAATCTCTTTTCCATTATCGCGATCTTTTATGGCTCATGGTGAGACGGGATTTGGTGTTGAAGTACAAGCAGACCTTTCTAGGTCCTCTTTGGGTTGTTCTTCAACCTCTCTTGGTGACCCTTGTTTTCAGTGTTGTATTCGCTAGAATTGTTCGCGTTCCAACAGGGGGAGTGCCTGCGGTTCTTTTTTACTTGAGCAGTTTATTGCCGTGGCTTTATTTTTCTCAATCATTTAATGCGATTTCTGTATCACTTCTGGAACAGGCCCCCTTGTTTGGAAAGGTTTATTTTCCTAGATTAATTGTTCCCATTTCACTGGTTCTCTCTCATTTAATAACTTTCTTAATTCAACTGCTTGTTTTTTCGGGTGTCTATTTTCTTTTTAAAGAAGGAATTGTTGGAGGGGAAAATCCCCTTTCTTTATCTTTGGGAGGGCTTCCCTTTTTACTCCTTCAAACCGCAAGTTTAAGTTTAGGTGTGGGTCTTTTGTTTTCTGCAGTGACAGTGAAATACCGGGATTTAAAAAATCTGCTGGGTATTTTAACCCAAATCTGGTTATACGCGACCCCTGTGATTTATCCTCTCTCAATTGTTCCAGAAAAATGGAAATGGTTAATGGCGATTAATCCGATGGCCTGGATCATAGAAACTTATCGCCATGTATTTTTAGGGTTAAATACGCTTCATCTTGGGTTAGGGATATTATCGATTCTGATGACTTTATTGATTCTGGCAGCGGGAATCATTGCTTTTCAGAAGGTGGAGCGAACATTTGTAGATACGGTGTAA